The genomic DNA AACCCCATCGTCACCCACCCAGAATTTGTTTTTGCGCGAGGCATTTGGACATCAAGATCTTTTCGGACGTTGAATGTCATACTGACCTTCTCCATGGGGCATTCCAGTGCAGGACCGCTCACTTCACCATCACCCTGCGCAGCATGCCCATCCCCCGTAGAAAAGAGTCCACCTTTTACAGGGACAGGAAGATATAAGGTACTGCCAGCCTGAAGCTCTTTACAGTCGATGTTTCCACCATAAGCCCGCGGAATGAAGGTGGTATGTTCGCCGGCTTCAGGAGGAGGCATCCCCATAATGCCCATAAAAGGTGAAAGGGGGACACTAAAGTCGAAATTGCCGAACTGGCTTGTCGCTAACATTCTCTTTGAATCGAGACAAAAGTCATACAGGATTTCCTTTTCGTGAGTGACATTCATCCGGTCATTCCAATAGCTCGGAAAACCACCTGCCGATGTCCAGCCCCACTCACCGGGTATTGCTTCATTCACCTTGATTTCTAACGTGTCTCCCGGCTCCGCCTGTTTAATATAGACGGGACCGATCAGTGCGTGACCGAATCCTTGTCCTTTTCTATGGGGTTTTACCGAATCAAATTTTTTCCGAGGCATACCCAAGCCCTCTCGCTTTTCCACCCCCCAGCCTGCGTCCAACGTTTGAAAAATGACTGTATCTCCAGAATCAATCTCTAAACAGGAATCTAGGTTTTTGCTGAAAAAACCATGCAACGTATCTGCGTGTGGCGATAAATGATGAACCTTACCCAAATCATCCCTCCACTCTATTGGTTTTTATTACCTTATAAAGTAATATAAATTACCTTTTAATTAAAATCAACTACTTTTTACTCTTTGATATAAAAAAATTACTCTTTAAAGTAATGATTACCTTGAAGCACGTAACGTCATAATATGGTACAATTTTCCTTAAATAAGAGATTAGTAGATGAATGTCCTTATTGCCTAACAGACCAGAGGTGAGATAAGTGAACCATGCTCATTTTATAATTCCGAGTGAAACCGAGGAACATGAAGTGTTCCCTAAACCTAAGGATTACTTGTATTGGAAACCGTTGATGTCTTACTTTTTGAAACATAGTGATACAGTTGAGTTCCAGTGTTGGATGGACGAACAAGCGGTAGTACGTGAGGTTGAGAGCACTGTTAAAGACGGGGAAAGATCCGTTGATGGTTCAATGGTTATCGTGAAAACGGCTATTACACATGAAATAGAAGCTTACATAGTGAATCAATTCGTGTCAGCAGAAGGGAAGCTGAAATGGTTTTCTGTTTTCTTAAGTAGAGAGGACAGACCTTGCTTTCATGGAGAGCACTGGGGAACGGAATTCACAGCTTTCAATTATTCGAAAGAAGACATGGCATTCGTCCAATCTGTCGTTCCATCAGACACACAATTCATAGATTGGTAGGAGAGGGGGGACAGTACTTTGGCAAGAAACACATGTGAATCTTCCGGTGAGAAATTACCGCGCTGGTCCATCTTTAAAAGGACATTGATCAAAAAGCGCTATCCGATTGAATGTCCTCATTGTGGAAATGAACTCTATTTCACCGCTAAATCACTGAAGCTTTCATTTTTATTGATACCAATCATCCCTATTTTGTTCACGCTCTTATACTTATGGGACGTTCCTGAAAAGGTACTCGGCATCACGATATTTGCAGTCACGCTATCTTTATTGATTTTCTTTCCGTTCCTGGTGAAGTTGACCGACAAAGAAGAAAGTCTTTACTAATGAAACGGAACCCTTGTTCATCCGTAGAAAAGAGTAACAAATAAAGGGAAAAGCCTATATGTAGAGAAGGAGATTTTTATGACAGCAGGATTCTTAGCATACTTTATTATTTATTTTATTGTAGCAAGGTTGATCAGCTTTTCGAGTTACATTAGTTGGATGCCGACAAAGCGGACGAGTTGGATCCATGACGTCATCATTGCTGCAGTTTTTGCGTTCATCAGCTTACTTTTGTTGGGTTAGGAGGTTATTAAATGACAATTGAACAATTATCGAATCGATTTGTGACTTTCTCAAAAAAGGAATGCGCTGGGTCCAGTGATCTATACGAGTACCTCGCCATGAACATTTCAGAGGATGACGAGTTATTGAGGTTGTGTACGTATGCGCGAGAGGGACAGCCTGTTCCAAACCTTTTATTCAGTGCTGTGCATTATTTGTTGTTGAAAGGAACGGAGCATCCGCTGAGAGACTATTATCCGAGCATTGTCGCAGAACCGAAGCCGGTTGAATTCTCTTATCCAGCCTTCAAGGATTTCTGTAAGATACATAGAGATGCAATCACCCATCTTTTACAAAACAAGCTCGTTCAAACGAATGAAGTCCGCCGTTGCGCTTACCTGTTTCCGCTTTTCAGCCATATCTATGATCGGGTGAATAAGCCGTTATCGCTAATTGAGATCGGGACAAGTGCGGGGCTTCAGCTTTTATGGGATAAGTATCGTTATTCGTATGGAACGGGTGAGGGCTTTGGTAATGAAAAATCGAATGTCCATATTCACTCTGAAATAAAAGGAGACGTTCAGCTTCAATCGATGAACATTCCGCCTGTTGCAACGCGAGTCGGACTTGATCTTCATGTCAGTGACTTGCGCGATCCAGAAGACCATCTATGGTTGAAAGCGCTGATCTGGCCTGAGCATGATGAGAGAATTGAGCTTTTCGAGCAGGCTTCCCAATGCATTCAAGAAAACCAAGTCGATCTTATGGAAGGAGATGGAGTCGCTCTGTTAAATGAGGTGGTGGAAGAACTTCCGAAAGATACAGCCATTTGTATCTTTCACACCCATGTCGCCAATCAAATCCCTGAAGAGATGAAACGGACACTTCTTGAAAAGATAAGAAAGATTGGTGAGAAACGGGATGTTTTCCACATCTACAACAACATGTGGGACCGAAAATTACATCTAGATTCCTTCATAAATGGGACAGAGTACAACGAAATTATCGGTGACACAGACGGTCATGGCCGCTGGTTTGAGTGGAATTTGAATACCGCATATGTAGGAACGAGTAGGTGAAAGGTTTGCTGAAGGCTAAGAAATTATCAATAGGGGATAAAATCGGGGTCATTACACCCTCTACACCTGCTCCTGTAAACTTTCAAGAACGATATCGAAGAGGTTTAAACCAATTGGAGAAGATGGGTTTTGAAGTAATCGAGGGGAGATGCTCCAATCGATCCCAATCATACCGGTCGGCCTCCATAAAGGAACGTGTAAATGAGATAAATGATTTCATCCATAATGATGAAATTAAAGCAATCATCAGCACGATGGGGGGAATGAATTCAAACTCATTACTTCCTTATCTTGATTATGAACATTTGAAAAAGAATCCGAAGATCATTATGGGTTACAGCGATGTGACCGCCATTCTTCTAGCAATCTACGAAAAGACAGGTTTAACGACTTTTTATGGTCCTGCAATCGTCCCTTCTTTTGGTGAATATCCCTCCATGTTCCCTAAAGGGATGGAGTACTTCCATGATGTGATGTGTTTAACCAAGAAAGCCCCATATCAATTGGATGTCCCTGGCTACTGGACGGATGAAATGCTAGATTGGAAGACTCAAAATCGT from Pseudalkalibacillus sp. SCS-8 includes the following:
- a CDS encoding acetamidase/formamidase family protein, with the protein product MGKVHHLSPHADTLHGFFSKNLDSCLEIDSGDTVIFQTLDAGWGVEKREGLGMPRKKFDSVKPHRKGQGFGHALIGPVYIKQAEPGDTLEIKVNEAIPGEWGWTSAGGFPSYWNDRMNVTHEKEILYDFCLDSKRMLATSQFGNFDFSVPLSPFMGIMGMPPPEAGEHTTFIPRAYGGNIDCKELQAGSTLYLPVPVKGGLFSTGDGHAAQGDGEVSGPALECPMEKVSMTFNVRKDLDVQMPRAKTNSGWVTMGFHEDLDEAMWIALSEMLDLMSSIYKISRTEAYAYASLVVDLRITQIVNSAKGVHAFLAFDALKNTNGVLLNEKL
- a CDS encoding TIGR04104 family putative zinc finger protein, with the translated sequence MARNTCESSGEKLPRWSIFKRTLIKKRYPIECPHCGNELYFTAKSLKLSFLLIPIIPILFTLLYLWDVPEKVLGITIFAVTLSLLIFFPFLVKLTDKEESLY
- a CDS encoding DUF2332 domain-containing protein; its protein translation is MTIEQLSNRFVTFSKKECAGSSDLYEYLAMNISEDDELLRLCTYAREGQPVPNLLFSAVHYLLLKGTEHPLRDYYPSIVAEPKPVEFSYPAFKDFCKIHRDAITHLLQNKLVQTNEVRRCAYLFPLFSHIYDRVNKPLSLIEIGTSAGLQLLWDKYRYSYGTGEGFGNEKSNVHIHSEIKGDVQLQSMNIPPVATRVGLDLHVSDLRDPEDHLWLKALIWPEHDERIELFEQASQCIQENQVDLMEGDGVALLNEVVEELPKDTAICIFHTHVANQIPEEMKRTLLEKIRKIGEKRDVFHIYNNMWDRKLHLDSFINGTEYNEIIGDTDGHGRWFEWNLNTAYVGTSR
- a CDS encoding S66 peptidase family protein, translated to MLKAKKLSIGDKIGVITPSTPAPVNFQERYRRGLNQLEKMGFEVIEGRCSNRSQSYRSASIKERVNEINDFIHNDEIKAIISTMGGMNSNSLLPYLDYEHLKKNPKIIMGYSDVTAILLAIYEKTGLTTFYGPAIVPSFGEYPSMFPKGMEYFHDVMCLTKKAPYQLDVPGYWTDEMLDWKTQNREKEMYINEGWTSITSGKAKGRLIGGNLNTMSGFMSSEYFPSKLEGAILFIEDSFKNMATQERLFSMLKVAGVFDQIAGLIVGKHEQFDDQNAPFNHDELLIEVIGDCQFPILTNVDVGHTFPAHVFPIGVEVELDATNKQITFLENGVRA